The sequence below is a genomic window from Thalassoroseus pseudoceratinae.
GTGTTGAGGCTCTTTTTATACGCGGTGCGACAACCGCGTCGGAGAAAAACGCAGCGAACGCGATGGTGTCCCATCACGAGAGTCGCATCGGCGTTTTGGAAGCCCAACTCAAAACGCAAAAGAAGCCGTCGCGTGCTGACGTCGAACGCATCCGTTTACTTGAGTTGAAGGCTAAGAAGGCCAGAATCAAACTCGACCATCTGCGTCAGAGTTTGAAACGATTCCTGTCATCGATTTCCGGTCCAGCGTTGCCTTAATAAGTTCGGCCAAGACACCTCTGAGCGGCCGCTTCCCACGCTATCACCTACCGCGTTTGGTAGGTGCGTTTTTTTCCGTCGGGTCCGATTTGCACGGTGTAGCTTTTTCCGTCTGCCGCAACTGAGGCTTTCACCCAGCGACCGGGGCACGTGTTGGTCCGCTCGCTGTTAGCGATGAACTCAGGCGGTGCTTGACCGGAATCCGGCACGGCGATGTTGCGATGGAGTTGATACAAGTCCTTTAGTGATTCCACCTGTCTCAACGTCGCCAGCGTTTGTGGATGCCCTCCCTTCTTCGGTCCATTGCACATGACTGCCACGACTGGATCGATGGCTTTCACCAGAACCGGATTATTACTCACCGGCAGCCCGTGGTGCGTGACCATGAACATGTCGACTTTGCCAATCGGATTGTTCGGAGTCATTAATTTCGCTTCGATGTTCCAAGTCAGATCCCCGCAGCAAAGAAACTTGAATTCACCGAACGACAGAAGAAAACTTAAACTGTCGGCGTTGTCGCTTTTGTCTTCCGGATTCGGTTTGTGCTCGGCCGCAAACGGGTTCGGCTCGCCCGTATTGGGAATCACCTTGCGACCACTGGTGATGATCTGAATTTGCAGCGGAGTGTCCTGCGACTTCAGCGGCAATTGATCCCCGACCGATAACGCGTTGGATTCGTTCTGAGCCGCGGCGCGGTAGGCGAAGATTCGTTCGGAGAAATTCTTGTCCTCGGGGATGTCATCGGGAATGCCGCGATCCCAGAAGGTTTTGATGGGGATCATCGTCGACAAAGCTGCATGGTTGCCGTAATGATCGAGATGCCAATGCGTGACAGCGGCATGATCGAGTTGATCCAGCTTCGCCACGTTTTTCACCACGTCGAGAATACGATCCCGATCGCGACCGTTGTTGTCTGGATAGCCGGAGTCGATCAGCAACGATTCCCCTGCCGGTGTCACGAACAGTGTGGCCGCTCCACCTTCGACATCGATGAAGTAGATATCCAAGCGACCGTCCGCTTCACCTGCGAAAGTGTTACACGCGCACAACAAAATCATAGCAACGGATGCGAAACGCAACATCGAGAAACTCCGGAACACAGGGGCTAATCAGACTTGTTGAAAATCGACTCTCAGCAAAGTTACTCACCGCTATCGACATGAAAATCTCGGATACGATCGAGACGATATTGCTTCTCTTTGCGGTCTGTATGGCAGAAAGCCAATAGATAAACGGTATTGCGAAACTGCACAAACTTACGCGGCGTCACGGAGCGTTCCGCCACGCCTCGTTTGGCACTTTGGTATTTCATGAGCACCGTAGAACGGCTATCGGCAGCGGCTTGGAGAGCGGCAAATTCGCTCGGCAAGCACGGTGTTTTTTCCGGAGGTTTGGTCGCACGAAAAAACTTCGGTTTCGCCAGCCGCAGAAAGTCGCCGACGGTCTCGACAATCAGTCCTTCTCGCATCACTCCCAGAAAGACATCCTTCAACACCAGCGAATCGGACAACCCGCGGTGCTCCACGTAATCGGCTACGCCGAAGTGCTGTCCCAACGCCGCTAAGGTGTAGCGTCGGCAATTGTGAACCCAGCGACGCGATAACCGCACGGTGTCAATCACCGGAGTCAATGGGCACACCTCGTTGCAGCGATGAAGGGCTCGATTGAGAAACCCGACATCGAAAGCCGCGTTGTGAGCCATTCCAATCGCCTCCGCATCGCCCAGGAATTTCAGAAACTTTGGCAGAGCTTCCTCGATCGGCGGTTGGTCAGCGACCATATCATCGGTGATTCCATGAACCGCTGTAGTTGCGGCGGGAATCCGGCAGCGTGGATCCACCAACTGTTGAAACCGTGCGATTTCGGTTCCATCCAATCGAAACCGAACGGCTCCGATCTCCACGATCTCACTGAAGTCCGGCGAACAGCCGGTGGTTTCCAGATCAAACGCGATAAATTCGGCATCAAGAATTGAACTGCTCGGGTCCAGCATCCAGCGTTCCCATCAGAAGAAAATTCAAATAGGCAATCTGCCCAGTTTAACGGTTTCATAGGCGGGAACAACCAACGCACGTCTCGCAAGACCGCCCAGACGACACGCATTTTGCCGCAACAATCCCAAACATGATATACATAACACCAGACAAATTACAGATGGCGTTGCAGTCGTTCCAATCGGTAGAACCCGAAAAGACCGTGCGAATCGGTAAAGTCGACGCATTTTATCAAAGAGCAAGTATGCTCTGGACCGATGAAAGACACAGTACCGAATCCACTGGATTTGTGCGCAGAGTGTATCGGAGCCGAAATTCGGGTCCTCGTATCGACGTTGACGGTGAGAGGAACAAATGCGATCGCCATCTCAGACTTTGCGTTCGTCGATCTGCATTCGTTTGGTCGAATACTTCGGAATTCTCCTGTTGCTGCCGGGGTGCGCTGCCCCGTTGGTAACGACCAATTACCAGGAGGTTTGTCCTCCGGACGCGATCGAGAGTGAATCGTACGTTGGTCATTCCGAATTCGGAGTTTGTGAAGCTCCGCGAGAACTGAACAAGGTTTCGTTGCCTCGGTACACGGTGGAACCGCCGGA
It includes:
- a CDS encoding ComEC/Rec2 family competence protein, yielding MLRFASVAMILLCACNTFAGEADGRLDIYFIDVEGGAATLFVTPAGESLLIDSGYPDNNGRDRDRILDVVKNVAKLDQLDHAAVTHWHLDHYGNHAALSTMIPIKTFWDRGIPDDIPEDKNFSERIFAYRAAAQNESNALSVGDQLPLKSQDTPLQIQIITSGRKVIPNTGEPNPFAAEHKPNPEDKSDNADSLSFLLSFGEFKFLCCGDLTWNIEAKLMTPNNPIGKVDMFMVTHHGLPVSNNPVLVKAIDPVVAVMCNGPKKGGHPQTLATLRQVESLKDLYQLHRNIAVPDSGQAPPEFIANSERTNTCPGRWVKASVAADGKSYTVQIGPDGKKRTYQTR
- a CDS encoding exonuclease domain-containing protein; protein product: MLDPSSSILDAEFIAFDLETTGCSPDFSEIVEIGAVRFRLDGTEIARFQQLVDPRCRIPAATTAVHGITDDMVADQPPIEEALPKFLKFLGDAEAIGMAHNAAFDVGFLNRALHRCNEVCPLTPVIDTVRLSRRWVHNCRRYTLAALGQHFGVADYVEHRGLSDSLVLKDVFLGVMREGLIVETVGDFLRLAKPKFFRATKPPEKTPCLPSEFAALQAAADSRSTVLMKYQSAKRGVAERSVTPRKFVQFRNTVYLLAFCHTDRKEKQYRLDRIRDFHVDSGE